A segment of the Acidobacteriota bacterium genome:
CTTCGCGCAAGTAGACCGCGAACTGGTCCGACAGGCGATCGACCTCGGCGTAGGTGAGGCCACCTTGCGATCCGTTGGGCAGTCCGAGGGTGAACGCGGTCTGCGGCGCGTAAGTGGCGGCGGCGTCACGAATCGCCGCAGCCATGTGCGGCCACTTCAATGGCCCCAGGTCCTGGGCGGTTGACGGATGATAGAAACGTGTCCACGGACGAGTTGGGTTCGTCATTTTGGGTTCCGGGGCGCAATTCTTGCACAGGCCATGGTAGCCATGACACAAATCCTGCGCACGACGGCGTTTCTCAGCCTAATCGCCCTGGGCGCCGCCTGCGGTCAGCAGGATTCGCCCACTTCGCCATCCCCAACGGTTGCCAATTCATCCATTTTTTACACGGCGATCGGCGCCAGTGACGGGATTGGCTTTGGCGGGTCGTCGCCCTGCCTGCCGTTTTCCGACTGCCCCACAGGCACCGGCTACGTCCAGACCTTGCGCCGCCAGTTGGCCGAGGGCGGCCGAACCGTCGAACACCGCAACCTCAGCATTCCTGGGTCGGTCCTGAGCAAGGCGGTGTTCGACCTGGCTGCCTCGATCGGCCGCCCGATTGATTCGCTGGCCGGCAACTTCATCGAACGCGAGGCGCCGTTCGTGCCGACGACGACGACCCACGTGACAATTTTCGCGGGCGGTAATGACGCCAATACGATTGCCCTCGCGGCGAGATCGCAAGGCGGGGCCGATCCCAACGGGTTCGCGGCCACGCAGATCCAGCAATGGGGTATCGACCTCGAGGACCTGGTGGCCCGGATCCGTGCGCGTGCGCCCAACGCGCGGATCGTGGCCCTCAACCTCCCCAATCTGGCGGCGTCACCCTACCTCTCGGGTAACCCGACCGCCGAGAAGAGCCTGATGCAGCGGGTGGCTGTCGGCCTGTCGGACAAAATCAACGCGCTACAGTCAAAAAACGTACTCGTGGTCGATCTGATGTGCGATGCGCGGCTCTATCTGCCGTCCAACTACGCCGCTGACGGCTTTCACCCAAGTGATGGCGGCTACGCCGTGTTCGCCGAACTGACCCTCCCGGCCCTGAGGGACGGCACGAATCGCACGCCGTCAACGACCTGCCCGCAACGCCGCGTCTTTCCCTAGATTCACAGGAGATCAGGAGTCTCAGGAGAAAACTCCTGATCTCCTGGACTCCTGTTCTTAGGGGCATCGGCCCATTGACCGAATCTAACCGACCCACGCTTTGTGCAGTTTCTGAACTTTCCCGATCGCACTTTGCAGTTTCTTGTCAGAATCTACCTTGTTGATGGGTGGAATATTGCAAAGTGATGCCTGAAACGTGCATAATTTGTCATCCGACCGCTCGTCGAGCGGTCTTTCATACAAAAGGGGCAAATACGCATGGGTTCCGCAGCATTGGGCGAGGCAATCAAGGGCATCCGCGGGTGGGCTATGACCGAGGGGCGGTTGGCGCACACCCCCGCGAACGTGAAAGACACGTTCGGCGCGCGCGTGTTCAGCGACAAGGTCCAGCAGGCCAGGCTGCCGAAGCCCGCATACAAGGCGCTGCGCGACACCATCATGCGCGGGGAAGCGCTCGACGCGTCGACGGCCGATGCCGTCGCCTCGGCGCTGAAGGATTGGGCGGTCGAGCACGGCGCGTCGCACTTTACGCACTGGTTCCAGCCGCTCACCGGCATCACCGCCGAGAAGCACGACTCGTTCTACGGCCCCACGGCCGATGGCCGCGCCCTGGCGGAATTCAGCGGCAAGGAACTGGTCCGCGGCGAGCCCGACGCCTCGAGCTTCCCGTCGGGCGGCATTCGCAGCACCTTCGAGGCCCGTGGCTATACGGCATGGGACCCGACCAGCCCTCCCTGGCTCCTGGTCCACAACAACAGCGCGACGCTGGTGATTCCCACGGCGTTTGTCAGCTGGACCGGCGCGGCGCTCGACAAGAAGACGCCCCTGCTCCGCTCCATGGAAGCGCTCTCGGCGCAGGCGGTGCGCGTGCTCAAGCTCTTCGGCTCGAGCGCAACCCGCGTGACCGCGACCTTCGGACCCGAGCAGGAGTACTTCCTGATCGACAGCAACTTCTACTTCGCGCGGCCTGACCTGCTGAACGCCGGGCGCACGCTGTTCGGCGCCCGTCCGCCCAAGGGCCAGGAGCTCGAAGATCAGTACTTCGGCTCGATCCCGGAACGCGTCCTCGCCTTCATGGCCGAGGCCGAAGCCGAGCTCTACAAGTGCGGCGTGCCGATCAAGACGCGTCACAACGAGGTCGCGCCGTCGCAGTACGAAGTCGCGCCGATCTTCGAGAGCGCCAACGTCGCCACCGACCACCAGATGATGACCATGGAGACGCTGAAGCGCGTCGCGCCGAAGTACGGGCTGGCCTGCCTGCAGCACGAGAAGCCGTTTGCCGGCGTCAACGGCTCGGGCAAGCACCTCAACTGGAGCATGGGCGACGACCTGGGCAACAACCTGTTGAACCCGGGCGATACGCCGCACGACAACATGCAGTTCCTGTTCTTCTGCACCGCGGTGATTCGCGCGGTTGACGTCTCGCAGGGCCTGCTGCGCATGAGCATTGCCCACGCCGGCAACGACCACCGCCTCGGCGCCAACGAGGCGCCACCGGCGATCCTGTCGGTGTTCCTCGGCGACATGCTCACCGAGATATTCGATCAGGTGGAAGGCGGCGGAGCCAAGAGCACCAAGGCCGGCGGCTTCCTCGACATTGGCGTCGCCGCGCTGCCGCAGCTGCCGCGCGATGCCGGCGACCGCAACCGCACCTCGCCGTTTGCCTTCACCGGCAACAAGTTCGAGTTCCGCGCCGTCGGCTCGACCCAGAACGTCGCGCTGCCAGGCACCTGCCTCAACGTTGCCGTCGCCGACTCGCTCGACGCGCTCGCCACCGAGCTCGAGGCCAAGCTGGCCAAGGGCGAAGCACTCGAAGCCGCCGTCGCGTCGCTCCTGCGCGCGACCATCAAGAAGCACAAGCGGATCATCTTCAACGGTAACGGCTACTCGAACGAATGGCAGAAGGAAGCGGCCAAGCGCGGCCTGCTGAACCTGAAGAACACCGTCGATGCCCTGCCCGAGATCATCAAGCCCGGCGTGATCAAGGCGTTCGAGAAGTTCAAGGTCTTGACCGAGGCCGAACTCCACGCCCGTTTCGAGATCAACCTCGAAACCTACTGCAAGACGATCAATATCGAGGCGCAGCTGATGGTGTTGATGGCCAACCGCTACATCCTGCCGGCGGCGTTCGAGTACGTGAAGCGGGTCGGCCAGAGCGTCGCGGCGGCCAGGGCCGGCGGCGTGCCCAGCAAGGAAGGCAAGAAGGTGCTGGCGCAGATCGTCAAGCTGACCGACGCGTTCCGCGCCCAGACCGAACGGCTGGCGGCGGCCCTCGACCACAGCAGCGCCTCGTCCGAGAAGCACGCCAAGTACATGCGCGACACGATCGTGCCGGCCATGGTCAAGCTGCGTGATCTGGGCGACCAGATCGAGGTGGTCGTGCCGCACGAAGTGTGGCCGCTGCCGACCTACCGCGAGATGTTGTTCGTAAAGTAGTTCTTACAGGAGGCCAGGAGTTCAGGAGCCAGTCTTTCAAAAGACTACTCCTAGGCTCCTGATCTCTTGTGTTCGTGAGCGAGGGCCATCTACTATCTGGTTCTTGCCCTGGGTCATTTTTACCGTCGCCCTCGCAGTCCGACTGCTCCACCTCTTGCAGATCCAGCCCTCCCCTTTTTTCGACGTCCTGCTCGGTGACGCCCACGGTTACGACGAGTGGGCCCGGCGCCTCGCCGCCGGTGACTGGGTTGGCACGGAAGTCTTCTACCAGGCACCTCTCTATCCGTACTTCGTCGGCGGCGTCTACGCGGTGTTCGGCCGCGACCTGCTGATCCTGCGCGTCTGCCAGGCGGTGATCGGCTCGGCGTCGTGCGCGCTGCTCGGCATGACCGGCGCCCGCCTCTTCTCGAAGCCGGTCGGTTTGATCGCCGGTTTCGGGCTGGCGCTCTACGCGCCGGCGATCTTCTTCGACAGCCTGATCCAGAAGTCCGTGCTCGACATGTTCTTCGTGTGCCTGAGCCTGTGGCTGATGGCCCGAATCCTGCGCGGTGGCGCGACGCCTGCGAACTGGCTGGCGCTGGGCCTGGCGATGGGCGGACTCGCGCTCACTAGAGAGAACGCACTGGTCTTCATCGCGGTCATCGTCGGGTGGATCATCGTTCGCGCCCGCACCGGCCCTGACACTCCCCCCGTTGGCACCGTAGGCACCGTTGGCACCGTTGGCACCGTTGGCACCGTTGGCACCGTTGGCACCGGAGGCACCGTAGGCACCTTAGGTGCCGTAAGCACTTTCGTCCTCGGCCTCACCGTGGTCTTGCTGCCAGTTGCCGCGCGCAATTACGCCGTCGGCGGCGACTTCTATTTGACGACGTCTCAATTCGGCTCGAACCTCTACATCGGCAACAACCCGCGCGCCGACGGCACCTATGCCTCGATCCGGTTTGGCCGCGGCGCCCCCGAGTTCGAGCGGATTGACGCCACCGAGGTTGCCGAGGAAGCCGTCGGCCACGCGCTGACCCCGAGCGAAGTGTCCAGTTTCTGGAC
Coding sequences within it:
- a CDS encoding SGNH/GDSL hydrolase family protein, which produces MTQILRTTAFLSLIALGAACGQQDSPTSPSPTVANSSIFYTAIGASDGIGFGGSSPCLPFSDCPTGTGYVQTLRRQLAEGGRTVEHRNLSIPGSVLSKAVFDLAASIGRPIDSLAGNFIEREAPFVPTTTTHVTIFAGGNDANTIALAARSQGGADPNGFAATQIQQWGIDLEDLVARIRARAPNARIVALNLPNLAASPYLSGNPTAEKSLMQRVAVGLSDKINALQSKNVLVVDLMCDARLYLPSNYAADGFHPSDGGYAVFAELTLPALRDGTNRTPSTTCPQRRVFP
- a CDS encoding glutamine synthetase III, translated to MGSAALGEAIKGIRGWAMTEGRLAHTPANVKDTFGARVFSDKVQQARLPKPAYKALRDTIMRGEALDASTADAVASALKDWAVEHGASHFTHWFQPLTGITAEKHDSFYGPTADGRALAEFSGKELVRGEPDASSFPSGGIRSTFEARGYTAWDPTSPPWLLVHNNSATLVIPTAFVSWTGAALDKKTPLLRSMEALSAQAVRVLKLFGSSATRVTATFGPEQEYFLIDSNFYFARPDLLNAGRTLFGARPPKGQELEDQYFGSIPERVLAFMAEAEAELYKCGVPIKTRHNEVAPSQYEVAPIFESANVATDHQMMTMETLKRVAPKYGLACLQHEKPFAGVNGSGKHLNWSMGDDLGNNLLNPGDTPHDNMQFLFFCTAVIRAVDVSQGLLRMSIAHAGNDHRLGANEAPPAILSVFLGDMLTEIFDQVEGGGAKSTKAGGFLDIGVAALPQLPRDAGDRNRTSPFAFTGNKFEFRAVGSTQNVALPGTCLNVAVADSLDALATELEAKLAKGEALEAAVASLLRATIKKHKRIIFNGNGYSNEWQKEAAKRGLLNLKNTVDALPEIIKPGVIKAFEKFKVLTEAELHARFEINLETYCKTINIEAQLMVLMANRYILPAAFEYVKRVGQSVAAARAGGVPSKEGKKVLAQIVKLTDAFRAQTERLAAALDHSSASSEKHAKYMRDTIVPAMVKLRDLGDQIEVVVPHEVWPLPTYREMLFVK